DNA from Chloracidobacterium sp.:
TCGTCCAATTCCGGCGGCGGAATGTCATAACTCCGACGCCAGACCAACACCTGCTCGTCACCGTATTTCGCGGCCGTTTCGGCCTTGTCGAGCCCCTGCAGACCGCCGTAATGCCGTTCGTTGAGCAGCCACGATTTGGTCTCCGGGATCCACATCTGGTCCATTTCGCTCAGCACAAGCCAAAGCGTCCGGATCGCCCGTTTCAGCACCGAAGTGTACGCCTCGTCAAACGCAAAACCTTCGGCCTTCAGCAATTCGCCCGCAGCCTTTGCCTCCGCAATTCCCTTTTCGGAAAGATCGACATCCTTCCAACCCGTGAACCTGTTCTCTTTGTTCCACTGGCTCTCGCCGTGGCGTATCAGTACTATTTTGTGCATAACTGGAACGCCGGCGTTTTGCAGGCGATGTTCAATTATTGAACAACTTCTTAACTTCACCAACCAGGTAAAGAGATCCGGTGACTAAAATCATGCCTCCCGGAGGTGTAACTTCTCGAGCTTTTTCGAGAGCATCGGCCACGTTTTCGGTTTTAACTACTTTGGATCTATCAATACTCGCCGGCGCCTGAGCCAAAAGTCCATCAGGTGACAAGGCTCTTATATTTGCCGGCCGCGTCAATATCACTCGCTCGGCCCGCGGCCATAAAATTTTGGCGATCTTGCTTATGTCCTTCTCTTTCATCGCGCCAAAGATCATTGTGATCGGCTTGTCTACAAACTCATCGAGGTAAGCAGCAAGGGCCTCGGCTCCGGCAACGTTGTGCGCACCGTCGAGCAAGAAATTGTCCTGGTATTCAAGCCGTCCGGGATGGATCGCAGATCTCAGGCCCGCGCTAATATCCTGGTCTCTTATCGAAAAATGCGTTCGCAACGCATCTGCCACAAGTATCGCAACTTCGGCATTCTCGACCTGGTGAGCACCGCGAAGGCTCAGGCTCCCGACAAGAGATCGCAGCGGCATCCCGAGTGCGCTTTCGTCGAAAACCACGGCTGTCTCACGAACAAAAACGCCTCTACGGTGAGCCTCTCCGATCACGTCACGGAGGACATTCATTACTGGCGGAGATTGCCGGCCGATCAATACGGCTTCCGTCTGTTCACGGATTATTGCCGCCTTTTCCGCTGCGATCTCTTCGATCGTGTCGCCGAGGTATTCCTGATGGTCCAGGCCGATCCGAGTTATCGCGGCTATCTCTGCGTTGGCGGCAGTCGTTGCGTCTAGCCGACCTCCGAGGCCGGTTTCGAGAATTGCGAGTTCGACCTTCGCTTCGGCAAAAGCCGTCAGAGCGATCGCCGTTACCTGTTCAAAGAAAGTGGGCGTGTAGGTCAGCTTGCCCTCGGCAAGAAGCCTTTCGGAGGTCTCGCGGACCAACGCAGCAAGCCTGGCAAAATCGCTCTCGCTGATATCGTCACCGTCTATCTTTATGCGTTCGGTGATCGAAACAAGGTGCGGCGAAGTATAGAGCCCACGCCGAATGCCAGCCTCGCCGCAGATCGAATCCAGAAACGCGCACACCGAGCCTTTTCCGTTGGTCCCCGCAACTTGAACCTTGAGATAATTCTCATGCGGTTCCCCAAGAGCAGTTAGAAGCGTCCGTATATTCTCCAACCCGAGCTTCATCGCCTCGACCTCGTTGCCGAGCGATAAAAGATAACCGTTTGCTTCGTCAAAATTCATCGGGATCCGCAGGTTTCACTTAGGGTTCAAAACACTTTCCTATAAAATAGACCGAAAAATCGAAATATGACGACCAAAACAGATCGCAGAGAATTTCTAGTGACAACGGCCGGATTAGCGGCCGTACCCGCGTTGCTGTCTGCCCCGAACGCGAAGGCCCAAAACGGCCCGAAGGCAGGTTGGGCGATCGTCGGCCTTGGCAACTATGCGCAGTATGCGATGCAGCGTTTCGCTCCGTCAAACACGTCCCGGATCGCGGCTCTTGTTAGCAGCGACCGGGCCAAGGCCGAACAATTCGCTATCCGGTACAGCGTAAGGTCCGACAGCATTTACAATTACGAGAATTTCGACTCCATCAAAGATAACAAAGATGTTTCGGTCGTTTACATCATAACCCCAAACGGCACTCATGCCGACTTAGCTATTCGGGCGATGGAAGCGGGCAAACACGTGATCGTCGAGAAGACGATGGCCGCGACAACTGTCGACGCTATCAGAATGATCAATGCGGCAAAGCGGCTGAACAAAAAGCTGATGGTCGCCTACAGGGCGAGGTTCGAACCGTTCAATCAGAACGTGATCCGCATGGCCCGTGAAGAGGAATTCGGAAAGATCACTTCGATCGTCGCACACAAAGGCTTTGCGATCGGCAATGCTCTCGGCAAGAACAACTGGCGCCTCGACCGAAAGCTGATCGGCGGCGGATCGCTAGTTGACATCGGTGTTTACAGCGTTCAGGCGTGCCGTTATATCGCCGGTGCGGAACCGGTCGAAGTGACGGCCAGCATCAGTAATACATCCGGCGATCCGCGATTTAAGGACGTGGAAGAAAGCATTGCATTCACGCTGAAGTTTCCGAACGGATGTCTTGCGACCGGATCCGCAAGTTGGAATTATTCACTGCAGAATTATTTCCGTGCCGTCGGCACAAAGGGATGGGTGGAACTTGATCCGGCGACGAGCAATGCAAATCTGCGGATGTTCGCCTCGAAAGATGTCGTTCGATCGGGTCCGGCGCCACAGCCGAGCCGCGTCGTCGAAGAACGTTTTTTCCCGAGCGTCGATCAATTGCCCGTGATGTTCGATCACTTCTCCGATTGCGTCCTTAACGATAAACAGCCGATGCTGGCGATGGAAGAAGGCCTCCGTGACCTCGAGGTCATCGAGGCGATCTACGAGAGCGCCCGGACGGGCAAAGCCGTTACGCCGAAATATGCCGCGATCTAGCTGCCGAGCAGCCGTCGATGATAGTTGATCTGGCCAAGGTGGTAGTTGAGGTGTGTGGCGAGATGGACGAGGAAGAATTCCGTCGTCATTGGATGGCCGAAGACCTCGATCGGATAAGTTCTTGTAAGATCGTCAGCCGTAAGTTTCTCCAGCGTAGCGAGCACATCGGCTACCGCTTGATCGACGCCGGCAAGTAGATCGGCCCGCGAAACTCTTACATCTGAGAATTCTCTATCGCGGTCACGAACGTATCCGGTATCGCCGAGCACTGCACCAAAGAAATGCCGGAGATTGCCAACAAGATGCAGAGTCAGATTTCCCGCCGAATTTGCTATCTTGCCGTCTACCCGCCAGAGATCGGCCTCGTTCAAATACAACTCGATCTCGGCCTTGAGCTTCGCAAGGTCGCGCCTGTATATGTCGATAAGTATCTGATTCAGCATATGCGCTCAAGCTTTGGCAGCAGCTGCGGGGTTCATCATGAACTCAAGCACCCTGACAATGGTGTCTTTCATCTCGCGTCGGTCGACGACGATGTCCACCATCCCGTGTTCGAGCAGGAATTCGCTGCGTTGAAATCCTTTGGGCAGTTTCTGGCGGATGGTCTGTTCGATCACGCGTGGGCCGGCGAAGCCGATCAGGGCCTTTGGCTCCGCGATTATCACATCGCCAAGCATCGCAAAGCTC
Protein-coding regions in this window:
- the gpmA gene encoding 2,3-diphosphoglycerate-dependent phosphoglycerate mutase; translation: MHKIVLIRHGESQWNKENRFTGWKDVDLSEKGIAEAKAAGELLKAEGFAFDEAYTSVLKRAIRTLWLVLSEMDQMWIPETKSWLLNERHYGGLQGLDKAETAAKYGDEQVLVWRRSYDIPPPELDESDERYLGNDPRYADIVNFPKTECLKDTVARVVPYWESEIGPKVKAGKRLIVAAHGNSLRALVKHLDGISDDEIVKLNIPTGVPLVYELDDDLKRLNSYYLGDAEAIKAAQEAVANQGKAK
- a CDS encoding bifunctional folylpolyglutamate synthase/dihydrofolate synthase — its product is MNFDEANGYLLSLGNEVEAMKLGLENIRTLLTALGEPHENYLKVQVAGTNGKGSVCAFLDSICGEAGIRRGLYTSPHLVSITERIKIDGDDISESDFARLAALVRETSERLLAEGKLTYTPTFFEQVTAIALTAFAEAKVELAILETGLGGRLDATTAANAEIAAITRIGLDHQEYLGDTIEEIAAEKAAIIREQTEAVLIGRQSPPVMNVLRDVIGEAHRRGVFVRETAVVFDESALGMPLRSLVGSLSLRGAHQVENAEVAILVADALRTHFSIRDQDISAGLRSAIHPGRLEYQDNFLLDGAHNVAGAEALAAYLDEFVDKPITMIFGAMKEKDISKIAKILWPRAERVILTRPANIRALSPDGLLAQAPASIDRSKVVKTENVADALEKAREVTPPGGMILVTGSLYLVGEVKKLFNN
- a CDS encoding Gfo/Idh/MocA family oxidoreductase, translating into MTTKTDRREFLVTTAGLAAVPALLSAPNAKAQNGPKAGWAIVGLGNYAQYAMQRFAPSNTSRIAALVSSDRAKAEQFAIRYSVRSDSIYNYENFDSIKDNKDVSVVYIITPNGTHADLAIRAMEAGKHVIVEKTMAATTVDAIRMINAAKRLNKKLMVAYRARFEPFNQNVIRMAREEEFGKITSIVAHKGFAIGNALGKNNWRLDRKLIGGGSLVDIGVYSVQACRYIAGAEPVEVTASISNTSGDPRFKDVEESIAFTLKFPNGCLATGSASWNYSLQNYFRAVGTKGWVELDPATSNANLRMFASKDVVRSGPAPQPSRVVEERFFPSVDQLPVMFDHFSDCVLNDKQPMLAMEEGLRDLEVIEAIYESARTGKAVTPKYAAI
- a CDS encoding DUF1572 family protein; amino-acid sequence: MLNQILIDIYRRDLAKLKAEIELYLNEADLWRVDGKIANSAGNLTLHLVGNLRHFFGAVLGDTGYVRDRDREFSDVRVSRADLLAGVDQAVADVLATLEKLTADDLTRTYPIEVFGHPMTTEFFLVHLATHLNYHLGQINYHRRLLGS